In the Microscilla marina ATCC 23134 genome, CCATTCCTTCTTTGACAGCAGACTCCTTAATGGCATTTGTCCAACCCATCACTCCCCTATCAGGAGAAGTCATGTCAGACGTATTCAACAATACATCCAGCCCCTTAGCGGTGTGTTGAGCCAATTCGTCTGCCTTGTTACTATCGATTACTTTAGCCCAATACCTTAAGATATCTTGCTTGGTACGTGCCTGATTCCAAGCTCGTACTTCAGTAATAAATAGTTCGGTTTCTCTGGCTTTATAAAAATACAGTTGACGACCTAGGGTAGTATTAAAATCCAGGTCGCTAAATACACCACGTGTTCTTCCGTTTACATACAGTGTAGTAGTGCCATTGTTGGCTACTAAAGCTATGTGGTGCCAGGTATTTTTTCCAATTTGTCCATTGAGGTCAATGTTTTTTTCTGCGCCCTTCAAATGAAGCTTTAATTGGTGATTATTTTCCACCCGCATCGAGAACGACTCCTGGTCGCCTAGTAAGTCCGTAAGCACCCAGGCATTATTATCACTTTGGGCTTTAATCCAAAACTCAAAGCTCGCTTGGTTTGCTTGCCCACTATTCAGCAAGGTGTTAAAATCTACTCCTGTATTGAAGTAGTTGTTGTACTTATTCTTTTTGAGGTGTAATACCGCCCCCAAAGAAGAGTTTGTAGCTTGGGCAAACAATTGCTGAGGAAACCAAAGTCCACTCACAATTACTGCCAGCATGATTTTTATAAAAAAACATCTTTTTTTCATAGAAAAAGTGTAATTTTGCTAAGTTTTTTAAAACAAAAAGATTAAAAGTCTTTGTAAAGCCTTGTTTGTCTGCTAACAAACAGGGCTTTTTTATTTTCCGTAGACTTCCTGTTCACTTTTCGCAAAGCAGCGTCATAAGCTGTTTGGAAAAGTACCAAAAGACATAAACAGTGTTTGTACATAATATGTATGAACACTTAAATATGGATATAACAATCCTGTTCAAATGATTTGAAAACAAGCCATTTGAAGCATCTGGTGAGAATGAAGCTTATAAAATTATGAAGAAGTTTATCCTGAAATTACCCAATAAGCATTGGGCATGTCAAAAGAGTAGCAGGTCTTTTATATAATCCCTGAATCAGTTTCGTAGGTGATCCAAAAAGTTGGAATACAACTATGGTGGATATGTGCTTGTGTACAAGTATAATGCAATGATAAACTGTATTTGTTCATGTTCAATGTCTAATTTGTTAATAATATGCTCGTGATCCAACAATCAATTTTGTGTAATTAATTTAATATTATAAAGTGTTAGCAGTCGTTTTGAGTAAAAAAAATCTACAATAACCAGTCAGGTAATAAACCTGTGTAACATAGTTTGCCCAGCCCAAAGGCTTTTTTTGACAATTTTTTGTTTTTAAATTTAACGCGATCTATAACTAACCATCAATTACTTGAAAATGTAAAAGAACAATTAAATTATATGTATCAATATAAACTTATAAATGTTTGTCACTATTCATTTAAGAATAGCAAATAAATAATTACTTGATTGATTGTAGTTGATAAGTTTATTCAAACTATCGCAGGCATATCTTTCCTTTAGCACACCGTGCTTAAACACGATTTCTTAAAGGACAAAAATCCTATAACTCTCTTTATCTAAAAGGTCAGCTCAAGATCATCAAACATTCCTCTTTTAATAAGAAAATACCCACTTGTACTCATCAAATTGTACAAATGTCTTTTAGTTCAAATAGTATAATAGGTTGGTGGTATGATTTATAAAATTTAGAGATATTGTAAATAGTATGTCTGATCAATTATTAGTTGGTGTTACAAATGTAATGGGTAACCCTTTCAAAAATCAAATAATTGCACTTGCTTTTAGTCCATTTCTGGGAAACGGAGTTTTTTATTGTGTATACCTTAATGTTTTTTTGTTGGTAAAGGAGTAATCATTTATGAAGATGTTTTAAGTAAGTGTTTGATTATTAGATATTTATATGTGAATATGAAGTAAACAATTACTCATTTTTGTATAAAAAATAAAAAGAGGTGTTTTTTTGAGAAAAAGTAATACGAATTTGATTTATTTTTATGATGATCTGATTACAGCGTTTTTTTGTCGTGAAAAGATGAGGTGTTTTTTTGAAAAAATGGCATCAGTGCCTTGCTTTAAGGTGTTTGAGCCAAAAGTGGGTGTTTGGGGGGAAAGCAGGGTATGTTTTTTCTTGGTTTATTGTCATCTGTTTTATTAGGTAAAAACAGCAAATTGTATGGTAGTAAATGCTCATGTATGTTTTTGTATTTTAACTTTGATACATTTTTGATAAAAATATTGTCTAAAAGCGTGTTACACTCAATTTTTTGCTTGAAAAAAACAAAATAAAGCATGTGTGACCATTTAAAAATCAAACCGTTTTACTTATTTTTGCCAAATTTATTAAAGTAAACCTGGCTTAACGAATAAGCTTCATTATTATCAATAATGTTGGAACAAATCAAAAACATCTATTTTATAGGTATTGGAGGCATAGGCATGAGTGCTCTGGCAAGGTGGTTCAATACTCACCAATACCAAGTAGCTGGCTATGATCGCACCCCTACTACCCTAACCACTCAACTTCAGCAAGAAGGCATTGATATACATTTTGACGACAATGTAGCGCATATTCCAGAGGCATTTACCCACCCTGCGACTACATTGGTAGTATATACACCTGCTGTACCTGCACAGCACAAGCAATTAAATTATTTCAAACAACATAATTTTCAAGTCAAAAAAAGAGCTGAAGTACTTGGTTTTCTTACACAAGACAGGTTTACAGTAGCGGTTGCCGGAACTCACGGAAAAACCTCTACCTCTTCTATGATTGCCCATATTATTCATTATGCAAAAAAGAATTGTACTGCTTTTTTAGGAGGAATACTTCAGGAGTATGAATCTAACCTTATATTGAGTCAAGAGATTGATAAAGAGTCTATTATGGTGGTGGAAGCTGATGAGTATGATCGATCTTTTTTGCATTTGCACCCCAATATTGCAGTGCTTAACTCAGTAGATGCAGACCATTTAGACATTTATGGTAACGAAGACTCAGTGCTTGATTCTTATGTGGCTTTCATCAAAAAAATCAAAGAAAACGGTAGACTTTTTATAAAAAAAGAAATACATTTAGGCACTAACTTACTTCCAAATACAGTTATTACAAAGAGTTTTGCTTTAGAACAAAATGCAGATTGCCAGGCACAGCATGTACAAGTATCCCCTGAGGCATTTTACTTTGATTTTCACACAGAAGACATCACTATTCAAAACATAAAAATCAAAGTACCTGGCTATCACAATATCATCAATGCAACTGTAGCTATAGCCGTAGCCCTGGAGTTGGGCATTGACCCTCAACAAATTAGAGATGCACTAGCTGTGTATAAAGGAGTAAAACGTCGTTTTGAGTATATTTTACAACATAAAAATATCATTTACATCGACGATTACGCACATCACCCTACTGAGATAGAGGTATTTCTTAAGTCAGTGAAAGCGATGTACCCAAACAAAAAGATCACGGCGATTTTCCAGCCTCATTTATTTACTCGTACCCGCGACTTTTTAGATGGATTTGCCAAGAGCTTAAGCCTTACCGATCAGTTGGTGTTGCTTGATATTTACCCGGCAAGAGAGCAACCCATTCAAGGGGTAACCTCTCAGTTGATTTTGGATAAAGTAACTATAAAAGATAAAACATTGTGTGGCAAAAACGAACTTTATGACTTTTTGCAAAGGAACGATACCGAAGTTGTACTTACCATAGGAGCCGGAGATATAGGGGCTATGGTAGATAAAATTGGAGCACTGTTAAATGAAAAATATATTCAAAAAGAAGAAAACGAAAAAACAAATACCCAAAAGCAAATTAAGATTTAGAAAAAATGTTGTAATTTCTTTTTGGGTTGTAATTATTTTCTTGGTGTTTGGCTTTATCGAAATCAGACATAATGGAAGACTATGTACTGATATTCAGATAAATATTGAAAACGAAGCGGATAATTACTTTTTGTCTACCGAAGACGTCATCCGCCTAATGACCAATGGAGGAAAAGAAAAAGTGCTCAATAATAGCTTCAGTAATATCTCTATCAAAACCCTGGAAAAAAGAGTCAAAGAGGGGAACGCATTTGTAGAAAAATGTCAAATAGCAAGAAATTTGAAGGGAGTATTGTTTGTAGATGTTACCTTGAAACGCCCCATAGCCCGATTTATAAGAAAAAGCAAGGCAGATGTTTATGTAGACAATAATGGGGTGGTGCTTAACGTTTTAAGAAAATTTACAGCTAGAGTATTGCTGGTAACTCAAAGCGAGCGAACTGCTCCTCTTGATTTCAAACGCAATAAACAAGACAAAGAGTTACTTGAAATGATCAGGTATATTTACCAAGATCCCTTTCTCAAAGCACAAATAGCTCAAGTAGATGTGCTTAAAAACCAAGATATGATACTGTATTTACAATTAGGCAAACAAGTGGTTGACTTTGGTAATTTAAACCAATGGAAAAGCAAACTTGATAGATTTAAGGTTTTTTATAAAGAAATACTTCCTCGAAAAGGCTGGAATGCTTACCGTAAGATCAGCTTGCGTTTCGACAAACAGATAATTTGCGAATAATACTGACATGAAAGATAAAATTGTAGTAGGATTAGACATAGGCAGCACTAAAATATGTGCCCTGGTAGGTAAAAAAGACCAATTTGGTAAAATAGAATTACTAGGCATGGGCAAGGCGCCGTCAGAAGGGGTAACCCGTGGAGTAGTAATTAATATCGACAAAACTGTGACTGCTATCTCAGAAGCCATCGAAGAAGCTGAGCAGACTTCTGGCATAGATATACGCATTGTAAATGTGGGTATTGCCGGGCAACATATCAAAAGCCTGAAACAGAATGGAAGTATTACCCGTGATTCGGCAGAGAACGAAATAACTCGCAATGATGTCAATCGTTTGATCAACGACATGTACCGTATTGTAACACCACCTGGTAACGAGATTATTCACGTGATGCCACAAGACTATACGGTTGACTTTGAGACTGGTATCAAAGAGCCAATAGGTATGTCGGGTATCAAACTCGAAGCTGATTTCAATATCATTACAGCCCAAACCAGCGCCATCAACAACATCAACCGTTGTGTGAAACGTACCGGACTTGAAATAGAAAACCTGATACTAGAACCTATAGCTTCCAGCTTGTCGGTGCTTACCGACGAAGAGCGTGAAGCTGGGGTAGTATTGGTGGATATTGGAGGAGGAACTTCTGACGTAGCTATATTTTATGAAAATATTATACGCCATACCGCCGTTATACCTTTTGGAGGCGATATTATAACCTCTGATATCAAAGAAGGTTGTAGAATAATGACTGGACAGGCCGAAAAACTCAAAGTAAAGTTTGGGAAAGCAATTGTCGAAAAAGCCAACGTAAACGAGTTTGTGTCTATTCCAGGTCTGAGGGGGCGTTCACCCAAAGAAATATCCGTACGTAATCTGGCACACATTATCGAGGCGCGTATGCAAGAAATCATAGAGTCAGTGCACCAAGAGATTATTAAATCTGGTTACCTCAATAAGCTGGTAGGCGGTATTGTAATTACTGGTGGTGGGTCTCAATTGAGAAACTGCAAGCAGCTATTTGAGTTTATGACTGGAATGGATGCAAGGGTAGGTTACCCGAATGAGTACCTTGGTAAAACGAAAGTAGAAGCTGCCAAGAGCCCAATGTATGCAACTACCATAGGGCTGGTAATGGCTGGTTTCAGAGCTTTAGATGATAGGGATACAAAGTATCAAACGCAGATTAATAACAACACAGCAACTTCAAAAACAAAAACAAAAGCAAAACAAGCTTCTGGGGGTGATTTTTTCCGGAAAATCATAGAACGTACCAAAGGACTGTTAATTGACGACTTTGATGACAAAAAAAATAACTATTAAGTGGATTTGGTCGAGTGGCTTCTTCTAAAAAGGAAGGTTCACCATAGGCAACCAATTATAAAAAGCCATTAAAAAAGGCTTAAACGTTTGTAAAAAACAGATTATCAATTATTTGACTATCTCGGTTCAATAGCTTATATTTCGATCTAAATCAAATAAATCATTTGATCTATCGTATATAAATGGCACATAATAGGCTGATAATCAGGTTTTTATCAGTTGGTTGCGCTAAATCTCTCATTTTGAGATAGTTGCACAAATAACCCTAAAAAGTATGGAACAAAACAACTACAAGTTTGACATTCCTGCCAATGAAAACTCTATAATTAAAGTGATCGGTGTTGGAGGAGGAGGGAGCAATGCGGTGAATCACATGTTCGATCGTGGTATTAAAGATGTAGAGTTTTTCGTTTGTAACACAGACATTCAAGCACTGTCCTTGAGTTCTGTTCCCGCCAAATTACAAATTGGCACCGCACTTACCGAAGGTTTGGGAGCTGGTGCTAATCCTGAAAAAGGCAGAGAAGCAGCTTTAGAAAGTAAAGAAGATATTCGAGATTTATTGAGCTTAAGCACCCGTATGCTATTTATTACAGCGGGTATGGGAGGAGGTACCGGAACTGGTGCCGCACCTATTATTGCTGAGATTGCTCGTGAATTAGGGGTTTTGACTGTTGCCATTGTAACAGCTCCATTTGCTTTTGAAGGGAAGAAAAAACGTAAACACGCAGAAAATGGAATTAATCAATTGAAACAACATTGTGACACAGTGTTGGTAATTTCAAATGATAAACTCCGCGAAATATATGGCAACCTGAAAATGAGCGAAGCCTTTGCTCAAGCAGATAGTATCTTAACTACTGCAGCCAAAGGGATTGCTGAAATTATTACAGTACCTGGTTATGTCAATGTTGACTTTGAGGATGTAAAAACTGTAATGCGCGACTCTGGTGCAGCAGTGATGGGCTCTGCTAAAACCGAAGGAGAAAATCGTGCGTTAAGAGCTGCCCAAGAGGCATTGAATTCTCCATTATTAAACAACCGAAGTATTCACGGATCTCAGAAAGTATTGCTTTCAATCATGTCTGGCGAAACCTCTGAGTTACAAATGGACGAGTTAACCGATATTACCGATTATATTCAGGATCAAATAGGCGAAGATGCTGATTTGATTTTTGGTAATGGTATTGATCCTGCTTTAGGTGACTGCATCAGTGTTACTATTATTGCTACTGGCTTTAAAGGTGAAGAAAGACTGGCTTCTAATGAACCCAAAAAAACTGAGCCAATTGTACAAAATACTCCAATAACAAACACTCCTGCTACTCCAGTAATCAATACTCCTGTAGTTGAGTCTACTCCACCACCAATGGTAAACAAGGCAAAGGAAGAAGTAGAAGAGAGAAACGTAGTATTTAATCTTAATGGCAACAGCCAGGCAAATACACCTAAAAAAGTAGAAGAGCCCAAAATAGAAGAGCCGTCAGAGCCCCAACGTGTCATTTATGACCTGGATGATGATGCCTCAGAGGAGGATCCAATTTCTAACGTCAAAAAAAAAGATTTGACTGATGAACCAGAGGACATAAATACTCCCCAAGTTGAACAAATTGAAATAGAAAAACAAGAAGAACCGCCAGTTCAATCGCCACCTTTGTCAGAAATTGACCTAAAGCGCCAGCAGTTGATAAAACAAGCAGATGAGCGAATCAATAAACTGAAAAAGTTGAGCAAAAATTTTGAGAACGAAGGCTTTAAAGATAAAATAGACGTACCGGCTTATTTACGTCGTGGGGTCAAATTAGTAGAGCCACCGCATTCTTCTGAAAATAATATATCGCGTTATAACATAAACGACGAAAACGAAATACTGGGTAACAACAAGTTTTTTACTGACAAAACTGACTAAGTTTTTGACGTGATTTACCAGTTGCCCCTGATAACTTCTTCCTTGAATATTTACAAGGAAGAAGTTTTTTTTTGCCCTTTTTCAAAATACAAAAAATAAAGTGTACCATAGAAACGGTCAAAGTTATGGTACTTCTTCGAAGAGAAGTTTTGAAGAAGTACCTCCGCTAGAGCCGACTTTCCGCACCTGTGTAGCTAAAACCGAGTAATTTATTAAACCACTGTTTATGAGGCGTTTATTCAAGGAGATAGTATTTCCTAACTTCTTGCCCCAGTAACCTAATGACCTTTGTATGCATCTCATTCATATTAAGAATGAGCATAGGTTGTTCTTGATTAACCCACAAGCAGTGAATGCCTCTAAAAAACTCGAAAATCCATTTCATTGTGGGTTTTTGAGTTTCTTTTTTAGTTTGATCCAGGACAAACTCCTTTTCCTGCTGCAGGTTTTTTCTTAATTCTCTCTCCAAAGCTGCATACACCATCAGCGACAATGCCATAATCATGAGTATAGCTTCAAGTCTCTCTGGCTTTTTTACAAAGAAGCTATCAGCAAGGAAAGCTTTATCTTTCAAAAACCTAAAACCTTTCTCGACATTAGATTGTCCTTTGTAAGCCAGT is a window encoding:
- a CDS encoding cell division protein FtsQ/DivIB; the encoded protein is MKNIFKKKKTKKQIPKSKLRFRKNVVISFWVVIIFLVFGFIEIRHNGRLCTDIQINIENEADNYFLSTEDVIRLMTNGGKEKVLNNSFSNISIKTLEKRVKEGNAFVEKCQIARNLKGVLFVDVTLKRPIARFIRKSKADVYVDNNGVVLNVLRKFTARVLLVTQSERTAPLDFKRNKQDKELLEMIRYIYQDPFLKAQIAQVDVLKNQDMILYLQLGKQVVDFGNLNQWKSKLDRFKVFYKEILPRKGWNAYRKISLRFDKQIICE
- the ftsA gene encoding cell division protein FtsA, with protein sequence MKDKIVVGLDIGSTKICALVGKKDQFGKIELLGMGKAPSEGVTRGVVINIDKTVTAISEAIEEAEQTSGIDIRIVNVGIAGQHIKSLKQNGSITRDSAENEITRNDVNRLINDMYRIVTPPGNEIIHVMPQDYTVDFETGIKEPIGMSGIKLEADFNIITAQTSAINNINRCVKRTGLEIENLILEPIASSLSVLTDEEREAGVVLVDIGGGTSDVAIFYENIIRHTAVIPFGGDIITSDIKEGCRIMTGQAEKLKVKFGKAIVEKANVNEFVSIPGLRGRSPKEISVRNLAHIIEARMQEIIESVHQEIIKSGYLNKLVGGIVITGGGSQLRNCKQLFEFMTGMDARVGYPNEYLGKTKVEAAKSPMYATTIGLVMAGFRALDDRDTKYQTQINNNTATSKTKTKAKQASGGDFFRKIIERTKGLLIDDFDDKKNNY
- the murC gene encoding UDP-N-acetylmuramate--L-alanine ligase; this encodes MLEQIKNIYFIGIGGIGMSALARWFNTHQYQVAGYDRTPTTLTTQLQQEGIDIHFDDNVAHIPEAFTHPATTLVVYTPAVPAQHKQLNYFKQHNFQVKKRAEVLGFLTQDRFTVAVAGTHGKTSTSSMIAHIIHYAKKNCTAFLGGILQEYESNLILSQEIDKESIMVVEADEYDRSFLHLHPNIAVLNSVDADHLDIYGNEDSVLDSYVAFIKKIKENGRLFIKKEIHLGTNLLPNTVITKSFALEQNADCQAQHVQVSPEAFYFDFHTEDITIQNIKIKVPGYHNIINATVAIAVALELGIDPQQIRDALAVYKGVKRRFEYILQHKNIIYIDDYAHHPTEIEVFLKSVKAMYPNKKITAIFQPHLFTRTRDFLDGFAKSLSLTDQLVLLDIYPAREQPIQGVTSQLILDKVTIKDKTLCGKNELYDFLQRNDTEVVLTIGAGDIGAMVDKIGALLNEKYIQKEENEKTNTQKQIKI
- the ftsZ gene encoding cell division protein FtsZ — encoded protein: MEQNNYKFDIPANENSIIKVIGVGGGGSNAVNHMFDRGIKDVEFFVCNTDIQALSLSSVPAKLQIGTALTEGLGAGANPEKGREAALESKEDIRDLLSLSTRMLFITAGMGGGTGTGAAPIIAEIARELGVLTVAIVTAPFAFEGKKKRKHAENGINQLKQHCDTVLVISNDKLREIYGNLKMSEAFAQADSILTTAAKGIAEIITVPGYVNVDFEDVKTVMRDSGAAVMGSAKTEGENRALRAAQEALNSPLLNNRSIHGSQKVLLSIMSGETSELQMDELTDITDYIQDQIGEDADLIFGNGIDPALGDCISVTIIATGFKGEERLASNEPKKTEPIVQNTPITNTPATPVINTPVVESTPPPMVNKAKEEVEERNVVFNLNGNSQANTPKKVEEPKIEEPSEPQRVIYDLDDDASEEDPISNVKKKDLTDEPEDINTPQVEQIEIEKQEEPPVQSPPLSEIDLKRQQLIKQADERINKLKKLSKNFENEGFKDKIDVPAYLRRGVKLVEPPHSSENNISRYNINDENEILGNNKFFTDKTD